One region of Flavobacterium sp. KACC 22763 genomic DNA includes:
- a CDS encoding PhzF family phenazine biosynthesis protein: MNLPFYIVDVFADKKYAGNQLAVFMDAENLSTAQMQQIAREINFAESTFVTKLDKENNKAEIRIFTPAHEMQFAGHPIIGTSWVLMNKIFENEPTEIKLEVPIGPIAISKSGDLIWLKAAQPKFWDTFSKEDFTHFSNLQVSDFENQFPVQEVTTGSAFVMVPLSSRRALENLVLDKDKADLWMRQHCKTDHRGLYFYYFEGSKVTSRLLYIEHNQLMEDAATGSASTCLQASLLKYNTKEIELINYQGEFINRPSEIYFKGKLADEQYDINIGGKAQFVAKGEWEA, from the coding sequence ATGAATTTACCTTTTTACATAGTTGATGTTTTTGCTGATAAGAAATATGCTGGAAATCAGCTGGCAGTTTTTATGGACGCAGAAAATTTAAGTACAGCACAAATGCAGCAAATTGCGCGCGAGATTAATTTTGCGGAAAGCACATTTGTTACCAAACTAGACAAAGAAAATAATAAAGCTGAAATTAGAATTTTTACCCCAGCACACGAAATGCAGTTTGCAGGTCACCCGATTATTGGGACTTCTTGGGTTTTAATGAATAAGATTTTTGAAAACGAGCCGACCGAAATTAAACTTGAAGTTCCGATTGGGCCAATTGCGATTAGTAAATCAGGTGATTTGATTTGGTTAAAAGCGGCTCAGCCTAAATTTTGGGATACGTTTTCGAAAGAGGATTTTACACATTTCAGTAATCTGCAAGTGAGTGATTTTGAAAATCAATTTCCAGTTCAAGAAGTAACAACGGGAAGTGCTTTTGTAATGGTTCCGTTGAGTAGCAGAAGAGCTTTAGAAAATTTGGTTTTAGATAAAGACAAAGCCGATCTATGGATGAGACAGCATTGTAAAACAGATCACAGAGGTTTGTATTTTTATTATTTTGAAGGTTCAAAAGTAACAAGCAGGTTATTATACATCGAACACAATCAATTAATGGAAGATGCTGCTACGGGAAGCGCAAGTACGTGCCTACAAGCTTCTTTGTTAAAATACAATACCAAAGAAATTGAGCTTATCAATTATCAAGGAGAATTTATCAATAGACCTTCTGAAATCTATTTTAAAGGAAAATTAGCTGACGAACAATATGATATCAATATAGGTGGGAAAGCCCAATTTGTTGCCAAAGGGGAGTGGGAAGCTTAA
- the asnB gene encoding asparagine synthase B translates to MSGLLAVIGKGKDPKLVKELSERMSHRGPDESDIHIMENGSILCHESLSIIDLNSGKQPIQGTSKAWMVHDGEIYNYKELKNTVLKDHTFRTESDSEVIVHLYEEFGYDFCNKLDGDFAFVVVDGDKYIAGRDPIGVKPLYYGLDERGRIYFSSEMKSIADQCKSFSTFPPGHYYTAKTGFVKYYRPEYEDHKNATQPLDLELIRESLIQATRKRLLAEVPLGVVLSGGLDTSLISAITSRLLKEKGEKLHSFSIGLDADAPDNVMARKAAEFLGTEHHEIHFSVEEGVKVLEKVIYHIETYDIISVRSGVPMYLLSKAIADQGIKVILSGEGADEVFGGHLYFRNAPSEEEFQDETIERVQKLFTADLLRADKTTMANGLEVRIPFLDTEFLDVAIRIKTEEKQPKTYDGVEKYILRKAFDTEDPYLPSEVLWRQKEQFSDGVGYNWVDELIEYCASQVTDEQLAGASAEFPYNSPTTKEAYLYRSIFHKYYPQVSAAQTVRKWIPKWQENLDPSGRANAAHLNGNFETVKTSVIA, encoded by the coding sequence ATGTCTGGATTGTTAGCCGTTATCGGCAAAGGAAAAGACCCCAAGCTTGTAAAAGAACTTTCTGAGAGAATGTCACATCGCGGACCAGATGAAAGCGATATTCATATTATGGAAAATGGCAGTATACTTTGTCATGAAAGCCTGTCGATTATTGATCTTAATTCGGGGAAACAACCAATTCAAGGAACAAGTAAAGCTTGGATGGTGCATGATGGAGAAATCTACAATTATAAAGAGCTTAAAAATACAGTTTTAAAAGATCATACCTTCAGAACAGAATCGGATTCAGAGGTAATTGTACACTTGTATGAAGAATTTGGATACGATTTCTGTAATAAATTGGATGGAGATTTTGCCTTTGTGGTTGTTGATGGCGATAAATATATTGCTGGTCGCGATCCGATTGGGGTGAAACCTTTATATTATGGTTTAGATGAAAGAGGAAGAATTTATTTTTCTTCAGAAATGAAATCTATTGCAGATCAGTGCAAGTCGTTTTCTACTTTTCCGCCAGGACATTATTATACAGCAAAAACAGGTTTTGTAAAATACTATCGTCCAGAATACGAAGATCATAAAAATGCAACTCAGCCATTAGATTTAGAGTTAATTCGCGAAAGCTTAATTCAGGCAACACGCAAACGTCTATTGGCAGAAGTGCCTCTGGGAGTTGTGTTATCAGGAGGTTTAGATACTTCATTGATTTCTGCAATTACTTCGAGATTGCTAAAAGAAAAAGGTGAAAAACTGCATTCTTTTTCTATCGGACTGGACGCTGATGCTCCAGATAATGTTATGGCAAGAAAAGCCGCTGAATTTTTAGGAACTGAACATCACGAAATTCATTTTTCGGTTGAAGAAGGAGTTAAGGTTTTGGAAAAAGTAATTTACCATATCGAGACGTATGATATCATTTCGGTTAGATCTGGTGTTCCTATGTATTTGCTTTCTAAAGCTATTGCAGATCAGGGAATAAAAGTGATCTTGTCTGGCGAAGGTGCAGATGAGGTTTTTGGAGGACATTTGTATTTTAGAAATGCACCTTCAGAAGAAGAATTTCAGGATGAAACTATAGAACGAGTTCAGAAGCTATTTACAGCCGATTTGTTGCGTGCAGATAAAACAACGATGGCAAATGGTCTAGAAGTGAGAATTCCGTTTTTGGATACAGAATTTTTAGATGTAGCTATTCGAATTAAAACCGAAGAGAAACAGCCAAAAACGTATGATGGCGTTGAAAAATACATTTTAAGAAAAGCTTTTGATACTGAAGATCCGTATTTGCCTTCGGAAGTTTTATGGCGTCAGAAAGAGCAGTTTTCTGATGGAGTAGGATATAATTGGGTTGATGAGTTGATTGAATATTGTGCTTCGCAGGTTACAGATGAGCAATTAGCTGGAGCAAGTGCAGAATTTCCATACAATTCGCCAACGACTAAAGAAGCGTACTTATACAGATCGATTTTCCATAAATACTATCCACAGGTCAGTGCGGCACAAACTGTTCGAAAATGGATACCAAAATGGCAAGAAAACCTTGATCCGAGCGGAAGAGCAAATGCAGCCCATTTAAATGGTAATTTTGAAACTGTGAAAACTAGTGTTATTGCTTAA
- a CDS encoding tetratricopeptide repeat protein has product MRKLSRFFIFQILLTSTIVSAQKSAIYTYELKDFDKALALYNDKQYASAQLIFEKVKYNATNEEVQSDCAFYIANCAIRTNKANADALVEQFVNDYPTSTKQNQAYIEAAQFFFEQGNYPKALQWFDKVDESYMSKTESDKFNFMKGYSYFNAKKKKEATNYFNKVVNSKEYGSQAKYYLGFMAYEGDDYKEATKYFDEVSGEEKYKEKLSYYQADMNFKLGNFQKAIDLGLVAMNKSNDIEKSELNKIIGESYFNLKQYGKAIPYLEQYAGKKGKWNNTDFYQLGYAYYEQKEYEKAISQFNKIIEGKDFVAQNAYYHLGLSYLNTGKKQEALNAFKNASEMDFNAQIQEDAALNYAKLSYDIGNAYQAVPGILLDFLKKYPNNSSRAEVEKLLVDSYISSKNYKEALALLEKNRTAENKAAYQKVLFYRGLELYNENNYQEAGKLFKSAISEQKTPEFTARATFWKAETEYLNDDMQNALLTYKQFAGMAAAKSTDEYKNINYNIGYTYFKMKDYDQAANSFQAQIDNSPSDKVRLNDSYLRLGDCRFVTSKYSAANEAYAKAIAAKGVDADYAQFQKALSYGFMSNNAKKVDELNNFLQMYKKSSYRDDALFELGNTYVAEKKNDQALKTYDQLISEFQNGSFTSKAILKQGLIYYNSDRDQQALTKFKKVAAEFPKTPEALEAVATARLIYVDSGKVDEYATWVRTLDFVEVSDAELDNDTYDAAFKQYSQNNSKAAITGFGGYVSKFPAGLHALEANFYLAQLYYAEGSETKSTSNYQYVIDQPRNEFTEQALNRLAQIYLKAKDCDKAIPVLKRLETEADYPQNKTFAQANLMKCYYDKKDYDNSVTAAEKVLENPKSDAGVKSDAQIIVARAAIQTGNEDKAKTAYAKLMTSSKGELAAEALYYDAYFKTKEGKFDASNTAVQKLAKSYSAYKYYGAKGLVLMAKNFYGLKDSYQATYILDNVINNFTDYPDVVEEAKKELGAIKAEESKTNSSINR; this is encoded by the coding sequence ATGCGTAAACTATCCAGGTTCTTTATATTCCAAATTCTCCTTACTTCGACAATAGTTTCGGCACAGAAATCGGCTATTTATACTTACGAATTAAAGGATTTTGACAAAGCACTGGCTTTATATAATGATAAACAATATGCTTCGGCTCAATTGATTTTTGAAAAAGTAAAATACAATGCGACCAACGAAGAAGTTCAGTCGGATTGTGCTTTCTACATTGCCAATTGCGCTATAAGAACCAACAAAGCAAATGCCGATGCTTTAGTAGAGCAATTTGTAAATGATTATCCAACGAGCACGAAACAAAATCAGGCTTATATCGAGGCTGCTCAATTTTTCTTCGAGCAGGGAAATTACCCAAAAGCATTGCAGTGGTTTGATAAAGTGGATGAAAGCTACATGAGTAAAACCGAATCGGATAAGTTTAACTTCATGAAAGGCTACAGCTATTTTAATGCTAAAAAGAAAAAAGAAGCCACCAATTATTTTAATAAAGTTGTCAATTCTAAAGAATATGGTTCTCAGGCCAAATATTACTTAGGTTTTATGGCTTATGAAGGAGACGATTATAAAGAGGCGACTAAATATTTTGATGAGGTTTCGGGTGAAGAAAAATACAAAGAAAAACTGTCGTACTATCAAGCTGACATGAATTTCAAATTAGGAAATTTTCAAAAAGCGATTGATTTAGGATTGGTAGCCATGAACAAATCGAACGATATTGAAAAATCGGAATTGAATAAAATTATTGGAGAAAGTTATTTCAATTTGAAGCAATATGGAAAAGCAATTCCGTATTTGGAACAATATGCTGGTAAAAAAGGAAAATGGAACAATACCGATTTTTATCAGTTAGGTTATGCGTATTATGAGCAGAAAGAGTATGAAAAAGCCATTTCTCAGTTTAATAAAATTATTGAAGGAAAAGATTTTGTTGCGCAGAATGCCTATTACCATTTAGGTTTAAGCTATTTAAATACGGGTAAAAAGCAAGAAGCTTTAAACGCTTTCAAGAATGCTTCCGAAATGGATTTTAATGCACAAATTCAAGAAGACGCCGCTTTAAATTATGCTAAATTGAGTTATGATATTGGAAATGCGTATCAGGCTGTTCCAGGTATTTTATTAGATTTCCTTAAAAAATATCCAAACAATTCTAGCCGTGCAGAAGTAGAGAAATTATTGGTCGATTCTTATATTTCTTCTAAAAATTACAAAGAAGCTTTAGCATTATTAGAAAAAAACAGAACTGCGGAAAATAAAGCAGCGTACCAAAAAGTACTTTTTTATCGCGGATTAGAATTGTATAACGAAAATAATTACCAAGAGGCAGGTAAATTATTTAAAAGTGCTATCAGCGAACAAAAGACGCCTGAGTTTACTGCACGTGCCACTTTCTGGAAAGCAGAAACAGAATATCTTAATGATGATATGCAAAATGCTCTTCTGACTTACAAACAGTTTGCCGGAATGGCCGCAGCAAAATCTACGGATGAATATAAAAACATCAATTACAATATTGGCTACACGTATTTTAAAATGAAAGATTACGATCAGGCTGCAAATTCTTTTCAAGCGCAGATCGATAATTCACCTTCAGATAAAGTTCGTTTAAATGATTCTTATTTGCGTTTAGGAGACTGTCGTTTTGTGACTTCAAAATACAGCGCGGCAAACGAGGCTTATGCAAAAGCAATTGCCGCAAAAGGCGTAGATGCCGATTATGCACAATTTCAAAAAGCACTTTCTTACGGATTTATGTCAAATAATGCGAAGAAAGTGGATGAATTGAATAACTTCCTTCAGATGTACAAAAAATCGTCTTACAGAGATGATGCTTTGTTCGAATTAGGAAACACTTATGTTGCAGAAAAGAAAAATGATCAGGCCTTGAAAACGTATGATCAATTGATTTCAGAATTCCAAAACGGATCTTTTACTTCAAAAGCAATTTTAAAACAAGGTTTGATTTATTACAATTCAGATCGCGATCAGCAGGCTTTAACGAAATTTAAAAAAGTTGCGGCAGAATTCCCAAAAACACCAGAAGCTTTAGAAGCAGTTGCCACAGCAAGATTGATTTATGTTGATTCTGGAAAAGTAGACGAATATGCAACTTGGGTTCGTACTTTAGATTTTGTTGAGGTTTCAGACGCTGAATTAGACAACGATACTTACGACGCTGCTTTCAAACAATATAGCCAAAACAATAGCAAAGCTGCGATTACAGGCTTTGGTGGTTATGTGAGCAAATTCCCAGCGGGATTACACGCTTTAGAAGCTAATTTCTATCTGGCGCAGCTTTATTATGCTGAAGGTTCTGAAACAAAATCGACATCAAATTATCAATATGTAATCGATCAGCCTAGAAATGAATTTACAGAGCAGGCTTTAAATAGATTGGCTCAGATATATCTGAAAGCAAAAGATTGTGATAAAGCAATTCCGGTTTTAAAACGTTTAGAAACAGAAGCAGATTATCCGCAGAACAAAACTTTCGCGCAAGCAAACCTAATGAAATGTTATTATGATAAAAAAGATTATGACAATTCGGTTACTGCTGCTGAAAAAGTTTTGGAAAACCCAAAATCTGATGCAGGAGTAAAATCTGATGCTCAAATTATTGTAGCAAGAGCGGCGATTCAAACAGGAAATGAAGATAAAGCGAAAACAGCTTATGCTAAATTAATGACAAGTTCGAAAGGAGAACTGGCGGCAGAAGCTTTGTATTATGATGCATACTTTAAAACGAAGGAAGGAAAATTTGATGCTTCTAATACTGCAGTTCAAAAATTGGCAAAAAGCTATTCGGCTTATAAATATTACGGAGCAAAAGGTTTAGTGTTGATGGCAAAAAACTTCTACGGATTAAAAGACAGTTATCAGGCGACATATATTTTAGATAACGTAATCAACAATTTTACTGATTATCCAGATGTTGTTGAAGAAGCGAAAAAAGAATTAGGAGCTATTAAAGCGGAAGAGTCAAAAACAAATTCGTCGATTAATAGATAG
- a CDS encoding GNAT family N-acetyltransferase, whose amino-acid sequence MEIILRQENKNDFESVFQLIEKAFEKEEYSDHKEQFLVERLRKSEAFIPELSIVAEIDNKIVGHILFTKLKIKNNLNSFESLALAPVSVLPEFQGKGIGSKLILHGHEIAKSLGHKSVILLGHQDYYPRFGYELCEKYNIKMPFDVPAENCMVIALAEDGLKDVNGEVVYPKAFFE is encoded by the coding sequence ATGGAAATTATATTACGTCAAGAAAATAAAAATGATTTTGAAAGTGTTTTTCAACTAATAGAAAAAGCTTTTGAGAAGGAAGAATATAGCGATCATAAAGAACAGTTTTTGGTCGAAAGATTAAGAAAATCCGAAGCTTTTATTCCAGAGTTGTCAATTGTTGCTGAAATTGATAATAAAATTGTTGGACATATTTTATTTACTAAACTGAAAATTAAAAATAATTTAAATTCGTTTGAATCTCTGGCACTTGCTCCAGTTTCAGTTTTGCCAGAATTTCAAGGAAAGGGGATTGGCTCTAAACTTATTCTCCACGGACATGAAATTGCAAAAAGCTTAGGTCATAAATCAGTTATTTTATTAGGCCATCAAGATTATTATCCAAGATTCGGATATGAACTCTGCGAAAAGTACAATATCAAAATGCCGTTTGATGTTCCCGCTGAAAACTGTATGGTAATTGCATTAGCAGAAGACGGTTTAAAAGATGTAAATGGAGAAGTGGTGTATCCAAAAGCTTTTTTCGAATAA
- the asnB gene encoding asparagine synthase B has protein sequence MCGIVCAFDLKQKAEALRPQVLEMSKIIRHRGPDWSGIFSNDKAILSHERLAIVDPASGKQPLFTEDKKLVLAANGEIYNHRDLRKQFAGKYNFQTESDCEVILALYKEKGVNFVDELNGIFGFAIYDVDKDEYFVARDHMGIIPLYIGWDQHGTFYVASELKALEGYCTKIELFPPGHYLSSKDGEFVQWYKRDWTEYDAVKDNETSIPEIRKALEAAVHRQLMSDVPYGVLLSGGLDSSITSAVAKKFAQKRIESDDTTDAWYPQLHSFSVGLEGSPDLAAARKVADHIGTIHHEIKFTIQEGLDAVRDVIYNLETYDVTTVRASTPMWLMARVIKSMGIKMVLSGEGADELFGGYLYFHKAPNAREFHEENVRKLGKLHMYDCLRANKSLAAWGIEGRVPFLDKEFMDVAMRINPQDKMINKEHPMEKWVVRKAFEDMLPESVAWRQKEQFSDGVGYSWIDTLKEVVAREVSDEQLANARFKFPLQTPTSKEEYYYRSIFTEHFPSDAAALCVPQEASVACSTKIALEWDEAFKNLNDPSGRAVANVHDDAYVK, from the coding sequence ATGTGTGGAATTGTATGTGCCTTTGATCTTAAACAAAAAGCCGAAGCGTTAAGACCTCAAGTATTAGAAATGTCAAAAATCATTCGTCACCGTGGACCAGACTGGAGCGGTATCTTTAGTAATGATAAAGCAATTCTTTCTCACGAGCGTTTGGCAATTGTAGATCCAGCGTCAGGAAAACAGCCTTTATTTACTGAGGATAAGAAATTGGTTTTAGCTGCAAATGGTGAGATTTACAACCACAGAGATTTGCGTAAACAATTTGCTGGAAAATACAACTTTCAGACTGAAAGTGACTGTGAAGTTATTTTAGCACTTTATAAAGAAAAAGGAGTAAACTTTGTTGATGAGTTAAACGGAATCTTCGGTTTTGCAATCTACGATGTAGATAAAGACGAGTATTTCGTAGCTCGTGACCATATGGGAATTATTCCATTATATATTGGTTGGGATCAGCACGGTACTTTCTACGTAGCTTCTGAGTTAAAAGCTTTAGAAGGATATTGCACAAAAATCGAATTATTCCCTCCAGGACATTATTTATCAAGCAAAGACGGCGAATTTGTACAGTGGTACAAAAGAGACTGGACAGAATATGATGCAGTAAAAGACAACGAAACTAGCATTCCAGAAATCAGAAAAGCTTTGGAAGCTGCGGTTCACAGACAATTAATGAGTGACGTTCCTTACGGAGTTTTACTTTCTGGAGGTTTAGATTCTTCTATTACTTCGGCTGTGGCTAAGAAATTTGCTCAAAAAAGAATTGAGTCAGATGATACTACAGATGCTTGGTATCCGCAATTGCACTCTTTCTCTGTTGGATTAGAAGGTTCACCAGATTTAGCGGCAGCAAGAAAAGTGGCAGATCATATTGGAACTATTCACCACGAAATCAAATTTACTATCCAAGAAGGGTTAGATGCAGTTCGTGATGTAATTTACAACTTAGAAACGTATGATGTAACTACAGTGAGAGCTTCAACTCCAATGTGGTTAATGGCAAGAGTGATCAAATCTATGGGAATCAAGATGGTTCTTTCTGGAGAAGGAGCAGATGAGTTATTTGGAGGATATTTATACTTCCACAAAGCGCCAAATGCTAGAGAATTCCACGAAGAAAACGTTCGTAAATTAGGTAAACTTCATATGTACGATTGTTTACGTGCAAACAAAAGTTTAGCTGCTTGGGGAATCGAAGGGCGTGTGCCATTCTTAGATAAAGAGTTTATGGATGTTGCCATGCGCATCAACCCACAAGATAAAATGATCAACAAAGAGCACCCAATGGAAAAATGGGTAGTTCGTAAAGCTTTTGAAGACATGCTTCCAGAAAGTGTGGCTTGGAGACAAAAAGAGCAATTTTCTGATGGAGTAGGATACAGCTGGATTGATACTTTGAAAGAAGTGGTAGCTAGAGAGGTTTCAGATGAGCAATTGGCAAACGCAAGATTTAAATTCCCATTGCAAACTCCAACTTCAAAAGAAGAGTATTACTATCGTTCAATTTTTACAGAACATTTCCCAAGTGATGCTGCAGCATTATGCGTTCCTCAGGAAGCAAGTGTGGCTTGTAGTACTAAAATTGCTTTGGAGTGGGATGAAGCTTTCAAAAACTTAAACGATCCATCAGGAAGAGCGGTAGCTAATGTTCATGATGATGCTTATGTTAAATAA
- a CDS encoding TonB-dependent receptor has translation MKLNCRHKIIILLVLFTAQFSIAQKKNESIGTETVNVVKPYSPTISDAFKVKETPSLDDSGNQPKEVIKYSILSVPVASTFTPSKGKAEGVEKAKREKLFNNYATLGLGNYSTLNGELFVNQDLGNNDYVAGMFRHHSSQGGIKDVELNDEFYDTSINVGYGQNNRDNTWGVDLGYQNQIYNWYGLPSDFGSTIPDQRYDLVNSINPDHSYNTIWVGGNAEFSESIFSKLSAKFTHFSDSYSSSENRFYVKPTFTVDVMDQAIKTNVIVDHVSGSFKNNYLQDNTEALKYSFTNVGIEPSFVINENEWTLELGAGIYYSADSENSGNKFYFYPKVNASYKLVGDLMIFYTGVNGGLNQNSYADFVSENPFLSPTLNMRPSSTQYNVFAGLKGKLANNVNYNVTASYLNEKDKALFKANDYTEVITNEDYAFGNSFGVVYEDIRTFRFYGELKADFSENVTFGINGTFNSYNTDNVVEAWNLPTMKLSSTLDVNITKQWYAGLNVFYVGERKDMQTNTSLGVDATPITLKSYFDANAHVGYKFNERLTFFLKLNNIGNQAYEKWLNYPVQGFQVLGGANYKFDF, from the coding sequence ATGAAATTAAACTGCCGACATAAAATAATCATTTTGTTAGTGTTATTTACAGCTCAGTTTTCGATTGCACAGAAGAAAAATGAAAGTATTGGAACCGAAACTGTAAACGTTGTAAAACCTTATTCGCCTACTATTTCAGATGCTTTTAAAGTGAAAGAAACACCTTCACTTGACGATAGCGGTAATCAGCCGAAAGAAGTTATTAAATACAGTATTTTGTCTGTTCCTGTGGCATCGACTTTTACGCCTTCAAAAGGAAAAGCAGAAGGCGTTGAGAAAGCTAAAAGAGAAAAATTGTTTAATAATTACGCCACTTTAGGGCTTGGAAACTACAGCACTTTAAATGGTGAATTATTCGTAAATCAGGATTTAGGGAATAATGATTATGTGGCAGGAATGTTTCGTCATCACTCTTCTCAAGGCGGAATTAAAGATGTAGAATTGAACGATGAATTTTACGACACATCAATTAATGTGGGTTACGGTCAAAACAATAGAGATAATACTTGGGGAGTCGATTTAGGATATCAAAATCAGATTTACAATTGGTATGGACTTCCGTCGGATTTTGGATCGACAATTCCAGATCAGCGTTATGATTTGGTAAACAGCATTAATCCAGATCATTCTTATAATACCATTTGGGTTGGCGGAAATGCAGAATTTTCAGAAAGTATTTTTAGTAAACTTTCTGCGAAATTCACCCATTTTTCAGATAGTTATTCTTCGTCAGAAAACAGATTTTATGTAAAGCCAACTTTTACAGTTGATGTAATGGATCAGGCTATTAAAACCAATGTTATTGTAGACCATGTAAGCGGTTCTTTCAAAAATAATTATTTACAGGATAATACAGAAGCTTTAAAATACAGTTTTACAAATGTTGGTATCGAACCAAGTTTTGTAATCAATGAAAACGAATGGACATTAGAATTAGGAGCTGGAATCTATTATAGCGCAGATTCTGAAAATAGCGGAAACAAATTTTATTTCTATCCAAAAGTAAATGCTTCTTATAAATTGGTTGGCGATTTAATGATTTTTTATACTGGGGTAAATGGAGGTTTAAATCAAAATTCTTATGCTGATTTTGTAAGCGAAAATCCGTTTTTATCTCCGACTTTAAACATGCGTCCGTCAAGCACGCAGTACAATGTTTTTGCTGGATTAAAAGGAAAACTGGCGAACAATGTAAATTATAACGTGACTGCTTCTTATTTAAATGAAAAAGACAAAGCGCTGTTTAAAGCAAATGATTATACAGAAGTAATTACAAATGAAGATTACGCTTTCGGGAACTCGTTTGGAGTAGTGTATGAAGATATTAGAACGTTCCGTTTCTACGGAGAATTAAAGGCAGATTTCTCTGAAAACGTAACTTTTGGAATCAACGGAACTTTTAATAGTTACAATACAGACAACGTAGTTGAAGCATGGAATTTGCCAACAATGAAATTAAGTTCGACTTTAGACGTTAATATTACAAAGCAGTGGTATGCAGGATTGAATGTGTTTTATGTTGGAGAAAGAAAAGATATGCAGACCAATACTTCTTTAGGAGTCGATGCTACGCCAATTACTCTAAAAAGCTATTTTGATGCCAATGCGCATGTTGGGTACAAATTCAACGAAAGATTAACGTTTTTCTTGAAATTGAACAATATTGGAAATCAAGCTTATGAAAAGTGGTTGAATTATCCTGTACAAGGATTCCAAGTTTTAGGAGGCGCAAATTATAAATTTGATTTTTAA